The following are encoded together in the Neomonachus schauinslandi chromosome 15, ASM220157v2, whole genome shotgun sequence genome:
- the SSTR2 gene encoding somatostatin receptor type 2: protein MDMEYELLNESRTWLSPPFDLDGSVVAANSSNQTEPYYDLTSNAVLTFIYFVVCIIGLCGNTLVIYVILRYAKMKTITNIYILNLAIADELFMLGLPFLAMQVALVHWPFGKAICRVVMTVDGINQFTSIFCLTVMSIDRYLAVVHPIKSAKWRRPRTAKMVNVAVWGVSLLVILPIMIYAGLRSNQWGRSSCTINWPGESGAWYTGFIIYTFILGFLVPLTIICLCYLFIIIKVKSSGIRVGSSKRKKSEKKVTRMVSIVVAVFIFCWLPFYIFNVSSVSVAISPTPALKGMFDFVVVLTYANSCANPILYAFLSDNFKKSFQNVLCLVKVSGTDDGERSDSKQDKSRLNETTETQRTLLNGDLQTSI from the coding sequence ATGGATATGGAGTATGAGCTACTCAATGAGAGCCGCACTTGGCTTTCCCCTCCCTTTGACCTTGATGGCTCTGTGGTGGCGGCCAACAGCTCAAACCAGACAGAGCCATACTATGATCTGACCAGCAATGCAGTCCTCACGTTCATCTATTTTGTGGTCTGCATCATTGGATTGTGTGGCAACACACTTGTCATTTATGTCATCCTCCGCTATGCCAAGATGAAGACCATCACCAACATTTACATCCTCAACCTGGCCATTGCAGATGAGCTCTTCATGCTTGGTCTGCCCTTCCTGGCCATGCAGGTGGCTCTGGTCCACTGGCCCTTTGGCAAGGCCATTTGCCGGGTGGTCATGACTGTGGATGGCATCAATCAGTTCACCAGCATTTTCTGCTTGACGGTCATGAGCATCGATCGATACCTGGCTGTGGTCCACCCCATCAAGTCTGCCAAGTGGAGGAGACCCCGAACGGCCAAGATGGTCAATGTGGCCGTATGGGGAGTCTCCCTGCTGGTCATCTTGCCTATCATGATATATGCTGGGCTTCGGAGCAACCAGTGGGGGAGAAGCAGCTGTACCATCAACTGGCCAGGTGAATCTGGGGCATGGTACACAGGGTTCATTATCTACACCTTCATCTTGGGGTTCCTGGTGCCCCTCACCATCATTTGTCTTTGCTACCTGTTCATTATCATCAAGGTAAAGTCCTCTGGAATCCGTGTGGGTTCCTCCAAGAGGAAAAAGTCTGAGAAGAAGGTCACACGGATGGTGTCCATAGTGGTTGCTGTGTTCATTTTCTGCTGGCTTCCCTTCTACATCTTCAATGTCTCCTCCGTCTCTGTGGCCATCAGTCCCACCCCAGCCCTTAAAGGCATGTTTGACTTTGTGGTGGTCCTCACCTATGCTAACAGCTGCGCCAACCCTATCCTGTATGCCTTCTTGTCTGACAACTTCAAGAAGAGCTTCCAGAATGTCCTCTGCTTGGTCAAGGTGAGCGGCACAGATGACGGGGAACGGAGTGACAGTAAGCAGGACAAATCCCGGCTGAATGAGACCACGGAGACCCAGAGGACCCTCCTCAATGGAGACCTCCAGACCAGTATCTGA